One region of Hydrogenobaculum sp. Y04AAS1 genomic DNA includes:
- a CDS encoding transglycosylase SLT domain-containing protein — MRKFLLVFLTFLSFVNFGFSYDFDKELNLFSKALKLVKKDHPSKAKALVKKVISYNDPITKSDALVVYAYLSKDSNNLQRILDQVDTHRLTRGFVYQYYRLLARIDKTVMYKKPCFFQDKTKELMENELAIKNALKGGCYYLAYLISQNSSSKPAIVAKFYHYLFIDDFAKASEELSTLEAYPKYQRLRDFYANYVYRYLFFKDKPRALINYAIYVPDGFYKYFYEGISYFELGDYQNASRAFKRASYYDKTGASYYWLYKSTKNKKYLEKASRYDSFYGTLAKLKLHKPIYAKFLRCSSYKPDKGVLEFKRIMDYGFNSYLYSYYKNKHFNEKQMCEIFHINPKFYMIKKGYWNAYPIVFLRYIPKDTMSPSLVLSIIRMESFYNPIARTYWAFPDKKPTTVGLMQVKDTTGMFVAKRFNLPFVDDMKNPKYSILYGSYYFYFVYNLWHKNLVKAIASYNAGPGNVSRYKDFDDWLLFVEHIPNTINRHYVKNVLNFYWHYKYAFDR; from the coding sequence ATGCGCAAATTTTTATTGGTTTTTTTAACGTTCTTATCCTTTGTAAATTTTGGCTTTTCTTATGATTTTGATAAAGAGCTTAATCTTTTCTCAAAAGCCCTAAAACTTGTTAAAAAAGACCACCCATCTAAAGCTAAAGCTCTTGTGAAAAAAGTGATATCTTACAACGATCCTATTACAAAAAGCGATGCACTGGTGGTATATGCTTACCTTTCAAAAGATTCTAATAACCTTCAACGTATACTTGATCAAGTAGATACTCATCGTCTTACAAGAGGTTTTGTATATCAGTATTATAGGCTTTTAGCAAGAATAGATAAGACTGTTATGTATAAAAAACCTTGCTTTTTTCAGGATAAAACCAAAGAGCTTATGGAAAATGAGCTTGCTATAAAAAACGCTTTAAAAGGAGGGTGTTATTATCTTGCCTATCTTATATCCCAAAACAGCAGTTCAAAACCAGCTATTGTAGCTAAATTTTATCATTATCTTTTTATAGACGATTTTGCCAAAGCAAGCGAAGAGCTATCAACGTTAGAGGCTTATCCTAAGTATCAACGCCTAAGGGATTTCTATGCAAACTATGTTTATAGATATTTGTTTTTTAAAGATAAACCAAGAGCTCTTATAAACTATGCTATTTATGTACCAGATGGTTTTTATAAGTATTTTTATGAAGGGATATCTTATTTTGAGCTTGGAGATTATCAAAACGCTTCTAGGGCTTTTAAAAGAGCCTCTTATTATGATAAAACTGGAGCATCTTATTATTGGCTTTATAAAAGCACTAAAAACAAAAAATATTTAGAAAAAGCTTCAAGATATGATAGTTTTTACGGGACTTTGGCAAAATTAAAACTTCATAAACCTATATACGCAAAATTTTTAAGATGTTCTTCTTATAAGCCAGACAAGGGGGTGTTGGAATTTAAACGTATTATGGATTATGGGTTTAACAGCTACCTTTACAGCTATTACAAAAATAAACATTTTAACGAAAAACAGATGTGTGAAATTTTTCATATAAATCCGAAGTTTTACATGATAAAAAAAGGCTATTGGAATGCTTATCCTATAGTATTTTTGAGATATATACCAAAAGATACCATGAGCCCAAGTTTGGTGCTTTCTATTATAAGGATGGAAAGTTTTTACAACCCCATAGCGAGAACTTATTGGGCTTTTCCAGATAAAAAACCCACCACCGTTGGGCTTATGCAAGTAAAGGATACCACAGGTATGTTTGTGGCAAAAAGGTTTAATCTTCCTTTTGTAGATGATATGAAAAACCCAAAATACTCTATACTTTATGGAAGCTATTACTTTTATTTCGTTTACAACCTTTGGCACAAAAACCTTGTAAAAGCCATAGCATCTTACAACGCAGGACCTGGAAACGTATCGAGGTATAAAGATTTTGACGATTGGCTTTTGTTTGTAGAGCACATACCAAACACCATAAATAGACACTATGTAAAAAACGTATTAAACTTTTATTGGCATTACAAATACGCTTTTGATAGATAA
- a CDS encoding vWA domain-containing protein, which translates to MNRFDQLDAILEREYDLEVKHSQEGWGCGYDPKYVSMVDMWAKGEIEDIPQIIRIPAGVVYNASEFLRVSQEQAMSDIGHEIRYIISTNLFNFRNGQREVFRAGYDPTSFVCLYAVFENIRLDKEVGFGAFEKKRFNERLNRIKPKYPHHLYLAYIYKSFYQEQFDIPNDIKKHANDTRHSFYEALKDISEAYNILMESVWPRYRQLVELSQDIRLIELILKELDKHSGRITTDIVGKLNTEQISFFESLKKANLIDKAIIDKSKTILKQIPDWMVAYARQIVRMEMIEQDALFFREFLPKVLEAEIEHRGFLSFIIKPWEESMASGSSSKSGRSDSKNNDGNGSSSLGKDQSKAYNEIRNSVIVVSEILKRNISKLFPTEDSLFEGKYHTGKHINTTALATEIASKSGRIFQRRIAGNEIPVFFSFLLDISSSMRKEDKLINAIKSLILISEVLSDLKLDFSISLFNEEYFILKDYKTHYKQVIADILNISPQKSTNLGLAIEEERRHIDDFQRKTHKRGVFVLFSDGEPTKGMKKEELSSYVNLIKLEIPIVAISVGKAGESIKEIFGKNTLIVNSINSLPMAFGRIVQQQLNKFMKR; encoded by the coding sequence ATGAATAGATTTGACCAGCTTGATGCCATATTAGAAAGAGAGTACGATTTAGAGGTAAAACATTCTCAAGAAGGTTGGGGCTGTGGATACGATCCAAAATATGTATCCATGGTGGATATGTGGGCAAAGGGGGAGATAGAAGATATACCTCAAATTATAAGAATACCGGCGGGTGTTGTTTACAACGCTTCAGAGTTTTTAAGGGTTTCTCAAGAGCAAGCTATGTCTGATATTGGACATGAGATAAGATATATAATTAGCACAAACCTATTTAACTTTAGAAACGGCCAAAGGGAGGTTTTTAGAGCAGGGTATGATCCCACATCGTTTGTATGTCTTTATGCTGTTTTTGAAAATATAAGGCTTGATAAAGAGGTTGGTTTTGGGGCTTTTGAAAAAAAAAGATTCAACGAAAGATTAAACCGTATAAAGCCAAAGTATCCACACCATCTATACCTTGCTTATATTTATAAAAGCTTTTACCAAGAGCAATTTGATATACCAAACGATATAAAAAAACATGCAAACGATACAAGGCATAGCTTTTACGAGGCTTTAAAAGACATATCAGAAGCTTACAACATCCTGATGGAATCCGTATGGCCAAGATATAGGCAACTGGTGGAGCTATCCCAAGATATAAGGCTTATAGAACTCATATTAAAAGAGCTTGATAAACACTCTGGTAGAATCACCACAGATATAGTAGGGAAATTAAACACAGAGCAGATAAGCTTTTTTGAAAGTCTAAAAAAAGCAAACCTCATAGACAAAGCCATCATAGATAAATCAAAGACTATACTAAAACAAATACCAGATTGGATGGTGGCCTACGCAAGACAAATAGTAAGGATGGAGATGATAGAGCAAGATGCCCTATTCTTTAGAGAGTTTCTACCAAAAGTCCTTGAAGCGGAGATAGAGCACAGGGGATTTTTAAGTTTTATCATAAAACCCTGGGAAGAGAGCATGGCCTCAGGGAGTTCTTCAAAATCTGGGAGATCCGATTCTAAAAACAACGACGGCAATGGATCTTCTTCTCTTGGAAAAGATCAAAGCAAAGCTTACAACGAAATAAGAAACTCTGTAATAGTGGTATCTGAGATTTTAAAAAGAAATATATCAAAACTATTTCCCACAGAGGATAGTTTATTTGAAGGAAAATACCACACCGGAAAGCATATAAACACCACTGCTTTGGCCACTGAGATAGCATCAAAAAGCGGTCGTATTTTCCAAAGAAGGATAGCCGGAAACGAAATACCGGTGTTTTTTTCGTTTTTACTAGACATATCTTCAAGCATGAGAAAAGAAGATAAGCTTATAAACGCCATTAAAAGCCTAATACTTATAAGCGAGGTTTTAAGCGATTTAAAACTTGATTTTTCTATAAGCCTTTTCAACGAAGAATATTTTATATTAAAAGATTACAAAACCCATTATAAGCAAGTCATAGCTGACATATTAAACATATCACCTCAAAAAAGCACAAACTTAGGCCTTGCCATTGAAGAAGAAAGAAGGCATATAGATGACTTCCAAAGAAAAACCCACAAAAGGGGCGTATTTGTACTGTTTTCAGACGGAGAACCCACAAAAGGTATGAAAAAAGAAGAGCTAAGCTCCTACGTAAATTTAATAAAACTAGAAATACCTATAGTAGCTATAAGCGTAGGAAAAGCTGGAGAATCTATAAAGGAGATTTTTGGTAAGAATACGCTTATAGTAAACTCTATAAACAGTTTGCCGATGGCCTTTGGAAGAATCGTACAGCAACAGCTAAATAAGTTTATGAAAAGATAA